Below is a genomic region from Gigantopelta aegis isolate Gae_Host chromosome 1, Gae_host_genome, whole genome shotgun sequence.
CCCACAGGCTTGGTGGCCTTGCCCTTCGCGATGCTGGGGCCTGGAATACTACTACCGACTTGTGACTGACTTATATCACTTGAATATTTGTCCGAATTACTATCCATTGGAATAGGTGCAGAGTGATCAGGTGTCTTTTGAAAGTTCTGAGGTCGATGTTGACTTTGGGTTGGATCCACTGGAGGATTTTGCATAACATTTGGGTTGCCTGCATGCACTGGTGGAATTGACATCCCAGGCACTGGGCCCGTGGAACTGGAAACAGGTTGTGGGATAACATTTACAGACGGGTTGGCGTTACCAgttgaatgtacatgtattcgaGAGCCTGTCAGCGTGTGAGAATTTGGTACGGTCTGGGGTAGACTCGGTGTTGTGACTGTATGCGATGTGGACCCACCTTGCACATTTACAGGAAGATGTGTTTGGGGATTGACGACCTGTACGTGCCCACCTTGAGCAGACAGGTTCATGGGCTGACATGGGGGTTGTAACGGGACATGTACATCTGAAACAGGTTGTCGTTGCGACACTGGCGTCACAGACATTGGAATTGGCTGACTAGGTTGAGGCATTGCAGGATGAATTGGTATAAATGACTCGCCCATCTTAGCATTATACAAACTCGAGGCTATAGCACCATCACCCGCCACTGGTGTCTGGATGCTTTGGCCAATGGTGCCCACAGCACCTGCTGTCAATGGGTTTTTAGATGGATCATCCACACCATGCACATAATGAATGGAACTAGAAGCACTTGAATTATTTGAATGTACATGCACTTCGTCTGCACTCTTCGACTCATTTTTCTCAGGAGCAGTGTTAAGGTAATCATGACATAACCATCTGCCCCTCCTAAACGGTTCTTTAGTTTCTATTTTTACAACACGGAATCGCGACTGAGCATCGGGTTTAGACACCTCCTCCGGTGTCAAAACGCCAGGCGTCATAAGACTATCTGGGTCATTATCTGTAGCCTTAGAACAATCTAATACCTCTGAATTTAAATCTTCTGTATGACTTTCGTCTAAATCGTCCATACTATCGCCATCGACGTCAGCTGTCATGTCCCCACTCCCGCCCCTTTGCGTGTTCTTTGTAACACTTGTTATTTTAAACGTACTCTTTTTCTTAGGTACATTGTCCGAATTAACTCGTTGACCACTCTGTCCTGGCCTGATATCATCAATACGTACATCCGTATCCTTTACTGACTGTGTTTGAGACTGATTATTTAACGTAACAGCCATTCTATCTTCGCCAATCTGCTCAGCCATTTTCAGGCTACAGCAGTGATAATGGCAGACATTACAGACTTTGCATGCCGGGACGGAAACTACGTCATAACCTACTCAGAACGACCTCAGTCTGGTAACCTTTGACCTCCAGGACCATGTAAAGACGTATTGACCGATTTTGTCTGACTCATTTCATAccttgaaataaaaagaagtaaaaaaatatttgtgtgccatataacaatacatttttacatataattaggcgaattaattaattaaatgaattGGAGTTAACCGTCAACAGTTTTATAACAAGTGAGATGAAgtaatttgtaataattataatcgaGTCTCCTACGAGTAGGCCTACACTAAATTAtctgtgggaacgtgcatataaatatcccttgttgATAATGATATAGCGGGTTTTATTTGAAGACTACggatcagaattaccaaatgtttgacacccagtagccaattattaatatatcaatgtgctctagtggtgtcgttcaacaaaacaaactttaaatacgtATGTTTCGAAAGTCTGGTTTCGCCCCTCTCACAGCGAAAGGTCGTTGTCTCTGAAGCCCTTTGTCAAACAAAATAGAGTTGTAATATGTACATAAACAAATAGACATATACAGATTATAAAACCATACAACTAATACAGGCGTGTGTGCACTGGTGAGTTTCGGGGATCGAACccaaatttaacctagtacaaatattagaacgatcagaaacacgtttaatatacagccgctaatattttatgcagaaaaatatatttgatatgtaattacagtcgtcagaTAGTCTCTGTTAGGCGATAACATctgaaacattgcagcaaactcaggaatgtccctttaacggccGACACCTCAACATATATTTAACcaacggctatttggtgtctaacataaatTTCGGTTATATGCGTATCAATACTTGGTCAAGAAAAAGGGGAAACCCGAGGATGTAAGAAATCTTTATAGAtgagacagcacataccatgaccgtaatatatatcagtcgtggagcactgtgCTATGAtcagataaagttaaagtttgttttgtttaacgacactattagatacactagagtacattttgggtggttggggggggggggggggagtgacaAGATCGGGCAGATGAACCACCTCCCCACTgagacaaaaatattatttttacattgcaATATTAGGTTATTCAtaccattacaatataatactcTAAAAAAGGTTTTTGTCATACATGGACAGAGCACACGGTAcagaagttaaagttttttttgtttaacgataccgctagagcatattgatcaattaatcacctgctattggatgtcaaacatatgcttCGTAGTCAttggaggaaacctgcaacatttttcataataaagcaagggatcttttatatgcattttcccacaggcaggatagcacataccacggcctttgacagaCAATAATCTCACATAGATATCGATGGAAAATATACACAAAAGGAAAAGGTCCACTATAGTACGTCCCCTCctccatcatttttttttttttttttttttataattttagtttgtttggacgtaagaagaaaaataaaagtgttcttggaaataaccaaacaaaaaataaaaaattggctcagaaataaataacttgtagtaaattccaaagCATAAAAAAGGCGTTTCCCGTGGGACGGATTATAGTTTCATATTCGATCCTACCCACCACTCCCCGATCCAGAGCACACTACACCACTGTCGCGTAATTTTCGTTTGAAGAGACAAGGGACGCGACTTGAAAAGCGGCGAAACAGTGTTCCAAAAGTACAACAATGTGAAAATATTCCCAAGAAAACGTGTAGCCGTCTACAATGTGACATCTCAAAGTAAAAAtaccaataaacaaatataaatgatatattattgCCCCTGAAGATATTAAGAATAATTGAAAGCGCTTGGGCTATTTTACTATGTGTTatgtagatatagatagatagatagatagataaataggcAGACACGCAGACAggcaaacatacatacatacgtacgtacatacatatatacatacatacatacatacatacatacatacagacagacagacagacagagacagatatatatatatatatatatatatatatataaaccatcgctgctgcttcctacgccagtgcagatatttagatagatagatagatagatagatagatagatattaagacagacagacagacagacagatagacagatagatagatagatagatactaTTATATAGAAGTAGAGACATAAATTtaagacacatacacatacatctgGTGTGCAAGGTTGGGGAGGCCGCACCCCCAGGAGCCACCATCTAGATCAACTCCTGAAGAGGTCAATCaggaacaaaaaaaacaaaacacacacaacataactgCATTTGAGGACATTGGTGTTGTATGAAtcgcaataataattaaacataattatagcACTATCCCCCGGCATGGTCACCTTTATCAACATATACGCACTACAGAGTACACGTCACGTGTGTTGTTATCCACCGAtcagatcggcaatttccgtcCTAACGACCTTGCTAAATTATCCTCTAGGCCTGGATTATTACCGGCCGTCTTATTTAGGAGACTCAGAGACTGTATGTACACGACCGACGTATATATAGCTTCGACTAATGGGAGTTAGCTAACATACACAGCAGgatagatacatgtagatataagcgtacaagacaggGGGCAGGGAGCAGGGAGGCAgccccctagtgctggaacaaaacctcaaatttgggcaaacatTAGACAGATATTCGAAGAAAATGTGccaacctgagacctttttaccatatatttcaaaattatgttaatatgaataaatgttgacatccagaTTCGCGcatttttcgtttaattcgggcaaaaaccagcctgcccccccccccccctacaaaaatggcagcccgtacgcctatataaatatttagatagatagatagatagatagatagatatacttGTCGAGCTATGCAACTTCAAAAATTGCTGGTGTATACATATGCTATTATATAGCctatacagtgtatataataaaagtacatgtatatgattgaTCCGTTAAATTACGCTAGTGTACGCAAGTGTGTACAATACACAAACTAACTAATCTGTGCTGCCCGTCGGcgggtccattgagctatttcttgcttcagccagtgcaccatgactggcatatcaaaagccgtgggatgtgctatcctgtctatgtgatgatgcataaaaagatcccttgctacaaggcctaatggaaaatatagcgggtttcctttcttcaaatatatgtcaaaattaccaaatgtttcacatccaatagccgatgatcaatgtgctctaggctAAATTTGACACATACACAGTACAAAACACAATAGTAAATGAATGCAAAAAAATGGTCTAGCTACCCTATCCCAGTCCATCCC
It encodes:
- the LOC121375797 gene encoding TSC22 domain family protein 1-like, whose product is MAEQIGEDRMAVTLNNQSQTQSVKDTDVRIDDIRPGQSGQRVNSDNVPKKKSTFKITSVTKNTQRGGSGDMTADVDGDSMDDLDESHTEDLNSEVLDCSKATDNDPDSLMTPGVLTPEEVSKPDAQSRFRVVKIETKEPFRRGRWLCHDYLNTAPEKNESKSADEVHVHSNNSSASSSIHYVHGVDDPSKNPLTAGAVGTIGQSIQTPVAGDGAIASSLYNAKMGESFIPIHPAMPQPSQPIPMSVTPVSQRQPVSDVHVPLQPPCQPMNLSAQGGHVQVVNPQTHLPVNVQGGSTSHTVTTPSLPQTVPNSHTLTGSRIHVHSTGNANPSVNVIPQPVSSSTGPVPGMSIPPVHAGNPNVMQNPPVDPTQSQHRPQNFQKTPDHSAPIPMDSNSDKYSSDISQSQVGSSIPGPSIAKGKATKPVGGIGRPESIQLTKALQDSVGPLAAAVGGMSSPTKEVFQYESGSNTVAIDNKIEQAMDLVKSHLMFAVREEVEVLKEQIKELMERITQLEYENGILRAAATPETLAKLAQPRSQLPPSTS